One part of the Lycium ferocissimum isolate CSIRO_LF1 chromosome 8, AGI_CSIRO_Lferr_CH_V1, whole genome shotgun sequence genome encodes these proteins:
- the LOC132068506 gene encoding LOW QUALITY PROTEIN: serine/threonine-protein kinase prp4-like (The sequence of the model RefSeq protein was modified relative to this genomic sequence to represent the inferred CDS: inserted 1 base in 1 codon), whose translation MERGRYTGSNLDDDIIGHFRDYRRGSRESSREHKSSYSRRGREKDREQELARERDRKREXEMERERTRERDRGREKARYGEREYEWERDRDRDTFREREERKRRNRDGESRGPSREGDKDRYSDRSSRQRRSDDLDDDGHAYLRRSRHYEIDIERDRKGDLLKAEKQKIIETESEKTKRDEVEQEDCQEKIAFQLSEQEEEEELERIKEESRRRRQAILEKYKNQPSQKEQVTQSGDNAEHADQSTEKRAAGDNVVLEPVDGPTNGADVHVDEPAFSAGRSPLQGGHNADEKASGAGGLEQGTPERVRSGDMFSDDIFGESPVAAIRKMGKGYGLPIERSYLQDNCDDPEGYYSYRFGEILDGRYEILAAHGKGVFSTVVRAKDLKARPGYPEEVAIKIIRNNEMMDKAGIEELKILNKLVGADPEGKRHCVRLISDFKYRYHRCLVFESLHMNLRELQKKFGRNIGLHLSGVRSYAKQLFSALKHLKSCSVLHCDIKPDNILVNEVKDVLKLCDFGNAMFAVVGKNDVTPYLVSRFYRAPEIILGLPYDHSMDIWSVGCCLFELYAGKILFPGCSNNEMLRLHMELKGPFPKKMLRKGEFTHLHFDQDLNFLATEEDPVTKKAIKKLIVNIKPKDFSSVISGYPGENLKMLARFRDLMERIFVLDPAKRITASQALKHPFITTNYDGENQLFPNGILKVNSHF comes from the exons ATGGAAAGAGGAAGATATACAGGTAGTAACTTGGATGATGATATAATTGGACATTTCAGGGATTATCGACGTGGAAGTCGGGAGTCTTCAAGGGAGCATAAATCTAGTTACAGCAGACGCGGGAGAGAAAAAGATAGGGAGCAAGAGTTGGCTAGAGAAAGGGACAGAAAAAGGG GGGAGATGGAAAGGGAAAGGACACGGGAGAGAGACAGAGGGAGAGAGAAAGCTCGATATGGGGAACGGGAATATGAGTGGGAGAGGGACAGAGATAGAGATACTTTCAGGGAGAGGGAGGAGAGAAAAAGGAGGAATAGGGACGGGGAAAGCAGAGGACCAAGTAGGGAGGGAGATAAGGATAGATATAGTGATAGGTCCAGCAGGCAGCGGAGATCTGATGACCTTGACGATGATGGTCATGCTTACCTTAGACGTAGTAGACATTATGAGATTGACATTGAGAGAGACAGGAAAGGTGATCTCTTAAAAGCTGAAAAGCAAAAAATTATAGAGACAGAGAGTGAGAAAACTAAAAG AGATGAAGTTGAACAGGAGGACTGCCAGGAAAAAATTGCTTTCCAACTTTCTGAacaggaagaagaagaagaacttgAGAGAATTAAGGAGGAGAGCAGAAGGCGCAGGCAAGCtattcttgaaaaatataagAATCAGCCTTCACAGAAGGAACAAGTTACTCAATCCGGAGACAACG CTGAGCATGCGGATCAGTCTACTGAGAAGCGTGCAGCTGGAGATAATGTTGTACTAGAGCCCGTTGATGGTCCAACCAATGGTGCAGATGTCCATGTTGATGAGCCAGCATTTTCTGCTGGGAGATCACCTTTGCAAGGCGGTCATAATGCTGATGAGAAGGCTTCTGGAGCTGGTGGACTGGAACAGGGTACTCCAGAG AGAGTGAGGTCGGGTGATATGTTTTCTGACGATATATTTGGAGAATCACCTGTTGCCGCCATCAGGAAAATG GGCAAAGGATATGGCCTGCCGATTGAGCGCAGTTACCTTCAGGATAACTGCGATGATCCAGAAGGGTATTATA GCTACCGCTTCGGAGAAATTCTTGATGGCCGTTATGAGATTCTTGCTGCTCATGGGAAAGGTGTCTTTTCTACTGTTGTTCGGGCTAAAGATTTGAAGGCTAGGCCTGGCTACCCGGAAGAagtagcaataaaaatcattcgtAATAATGAAATGAT GGATAAAGCGGGTATTGAAGAGTTGAAAATATTGAATAAACTAGTTGGTGCAGATCCTGAAGGCAAGCGCCACTGTGTTCGTTTAATTTCAGACTTCAAGTACCGGTATCATCGTTGTCTAGTTTTTGAGTCTCTTCATATGAATCTGCGTGAGCTCCAGAAGAAGTTTGGGCGTAACATTGGACTCCACCTCAGTGGTGTGAGGTCTTATGCGAAGCAACTTTTCAGTGCTTTGAAACATCTAAAGAGTTGCAGTGTGCTTCATTGTGATATTAAACCTGACAACATCTTG GTAAATGAAGTGAAAGACGTGCTGAAGCTTTGTGACTTTGGTAATGCTATGTTTGCTGTTGTTGGCAAAAACGATGTTACTCCATATCTCGTGAGCCGTTTTTACCGCGCCCCAGAGATCA TACTTGGCCTGCCATACGATCATTCGATGGATATTTGGTCAGTAGGTTGCTGTCTGTTCGAGCTTTATGCTGGGAAAATCTTATTTCCAGGTTGTTCTAATAATGAGATGCTCCGTCTTCATATGGAACTGAAAGGTCCATTTCCGAAGAAGATGCTTAGAAAG GGTGAATTTACACATTTACATTTTGACCAAGATCTCAATTTCCTTGCCACTGAAGAGGATCCTGTTACAAAGAAG GCTATAAAAAAGCTGATTGTCAACATCAAGCCGAAAGATTTCAGTTCAGTAATTTCAGGTTATCCGGGTGAAAATTTGAAGATGTTGGCTCGCTTCAGAGATTTAATGGAGAGAATCTTTGTGTTAGACCCCGCAAAGAGAATCACTGCTTCCCAGGCATTAAAACACCCATTCATCACAACAAATTATGATGGCGAGAATCAACTATTCCCAAATGGTATTTTGAAAGTTAATTCACATTTTTAG